One Equus asinus isolate D_3611 breed Donkey chromosome 26, EquAss-T2T_v2, whole genome shotgun sequence genomic window carries:
- the LOC106825271 gene encoding vomeronasal type-1 receptor 4-like, whose protein sequence is MIHVAHTSYSSAGSSSSEDTYEALRTERMAAGDLAVGTIFLLQTTFGILGNFFLLCHYLFLHFTECRQRSTDLIIKNLIVANLLVLSSSGIRYTLSAFGWDSVHSDLECRFLPYVRAVGRGVSIGTTCLLSVFQAIIISPRNSRWAGIKVKALKCVVPSISLCWILQMLVNIIYPMFLTIHRSHKNVTNRKSVGYCSAVRHGKTRDSLYAALLSFPDVFFLGLMFLASGSIVFILYRHKQRVKHLHKTNVSLRTSPESRATKTILLLVSTFVFFNTLSSIFHAILALVNNPNWLLLNATSLSTLSFPSLSPFLLMSCECSVRRVCFAWIKNTKSLQVAQLCSG, encoded by the coding sequence ATGATTCATGTGGCCCACACCTCCTATTCCTCAGCAGGATCCTCTAGCTCAGAAGACACATATGAGGCGTTGAGAACTGAGAGGATGGCCGCCGGGGATTTGGCAGTAGGAACGATCTTCTTATTACAGACTACATTTGGAATCCTGggtaatttctttcttctttgccatTATCTCTTCCTTCATTTCACTGAGTGTAGGCAAAGGTCCACAGATTTGATTATCAAGAACCTGATTGTAGCCAACTTATTGGTCCTGTCCTCTAGCGGAATCCGCTATACATTGTCAGCTTTCGGATGGGATTCTGTCCATAGTGATTTGGAATGCAGATTTTTGCCCTATGTTCGTGCAGTGGGTAGGGGTGTGTCCATTGGCACCACCTGCCTCTTGAGTGTCTTCCAGGCCATCATCATCAGCCCCAGGAACTCCAGGTGGGCAGGGATTAAAGTGAAAGCTCTGAAGTGCGTTGTCCCTTCAATTTCCCTGTGCTGGATTCTGCAAATGCTGGTAAATATCATTTATCCTATGTTTTTGACCATCCATAGGAGCCACAAAAATGTCACAAACAGAAAAAGTGTTGGATACTGTTCTGCTGTGCGTCATGGTAAAACCAGAGACTCATTATATGCAGCATTGCTGTCATTccctgatgttttctttttggggCTCATGTTCTTGGCCAGTGGCTCCATAGTTTTCATCCTGTACAGGCACAAGCAGAGAGTGAAACATCTTCATAAGACCAATGTCTCCCTCAGAACCTCCCCTGAGTCCAGAGCTACCAAAACCATCCTTCTCCTGGTGAGCACCTTTGTCTTTTTTAAcaccctttcctccatctttcaTGCAATTTTGGCTCTTGTTAATAATCCCAACTGGCTCCTCTTGAATGCCACTTCCTTAAGCACTCTGTCTTTCCCAAGTCTCAGTCCCTTTCTGCTCATGAGCTGTGAATGCAGTGTACGCAGGGTGTGCTTTGCCtggataaaaaatacaaaatccctTCAGGTGGCccagttgtgtagtggttaa